The stretch of DNA AGATAATTTTCCTCCACTGGGCGACATAATAAGCGGCAGGTGTGCTACCTTTGGTGGCTCCCATCCAAAATATTCGTACATCAACATGTGCTTAGGCGTACTACTTAACCACTCTTCACCACGAATTACATGCGATATTTTCATCAGGTGATCATCAACGACATTCGCCAGGTGATAAGTGGGCATACCGTCGGATTTAACCAACACCTGATCATCAAGTCCTTTGCTTTCGAAGGATACAAAACCGCGAATCTCGTCCTCAAAACGGACGGTTTCGCGACGGGGCACTTTTAGCCGAATCACATAGTCTTCGCCTTCATCCAGCTTGCGCTCCACTTCTTCTTCGGGAAGCGTCAAGCTATTTTTCATCGACATGCGTGTAATAGCATCGTACTTGGGAGCCGGATTCCCTGATTTTTTAAGGCGCTCTCGCATTTGATCGAGCTCTTCGGGCGTATCGAAAGCATAGTAAGCGTTGCCTTGTTCTACAAGCTGCTCAGCGTAATCTTTATATATATCTTTGCGCTCGCTCTGGCGGTACGGGCCTACATCACCGGGGTTTTCGGGACCTTCGTCAACCTCCATCCCGATCCACTTAAGTGATTCCTTAATATCTTTTTCGGCGCCCTCTACATAACGGCTTTGATCGGTATCTTCAATCCGCAGCACAAAAGTACCGTCATGCCCCTTTGCAAATAAGTAATTGTAGAGTGCCGTTCGAAGTCCACCAATGTGCAACAAGCCGGTGGGTGACGGCGCAAATCGTACACGTACATTTCCATCCATAAAAAACTGGCTTACTAATTTCTATAACAATTCTTGTTTAATTGGCCTCAAAAATAACGTTTCTCTGGCAGTAGTGCTAATAAGTAAAGAGTAAGGAGTAAAAATAAGGTTTAGCAATTTCGTAGAATTGATTTTCCCTTTTTGCAAATTCCTTGAGTAATCTTCTGTTATCTTGCACTCACTGAGCCGGCAAATCTAGCAATTAATCAGAAATAATGCGACACGACACGCCTTCAAGTCCCAAACTGCATTATTCGTAATTTCTTCAGGGATCACAGTCAACTAATATTGGTATTTCTATTTAATAAAATAATTATTGTCTTTATAGTACGACCAATGAACAAAACATTTCGCACAAATTAACCTCTCTTTACTCCTTACTTATCACCCCTGTAAGCAATGAAACTAGCCCTGCTCTTCCCACAATTTGCCCCCAATCTTTACGATCTCACCGCCATGCTCCGGGCAGATCGTATTATTATACAAGATGAAGAGCAATGGTCACGCAAGAGCCGTATCCACCGCGCCAAAATCAGAGTACCTCAAGGCACACAATGGATAAACATCCCCATCCGGACTGAAGACCGGAAAAAGGCCATCAAGGAAGTACGGATGGATCACTCTGAGGATTGGGTAACCCCACTGCTTCGAGCTATAGAGTACAATTACCGGAATAGCATCTATTATGATTTCTATGAACCGGAAATCAAAGCAGATTTCCAGTCGGCTTACGACTACGTCTATCTGATGGAGTTTGTACTTTATATTCAACAAAGGCTATTTCGGTTTATGGATATCAATGTGGATTATGAGTTATCAAGCGAAGTGCCAGAATATACCTCCGATCCTGATTTGCTAGCGAAAGAAGTCGGAGCTGACACGCTTATTCAAGAATACGACAGTAGGCATTACCAACGGCAAGCAGAACGATATAATAATGAGCTCTCGTTTGAACACCCTCAATACCACCAACATTTTGACGGTTTTGAGCCTTGGTGTTCGTTGCTGGATGTGCTCTTTCAGTTTGGTCCGGAAAGCTTCAAAATTACTGATAAACTACAATGTTGAATGTTGGAAAAGGAATGTTAAGTTATTTCCACTCAATATTGAAAGAAAAATTTACCAATGAATTGCCAAAAACATTTATTTTCTCTTGATGAAAGTCATCATTATCTGAACTGTGCCTATATGTCGCCGATGCTTACCTCGGTAGAAGAAAACGGCATAAAAGGCATCCGCCGCAAACAAAATCCTTGGGATATTACTCCCGAACATTTCTTTACTGACAGCAATACACTCCGCTCTCTTTTTGGTGAACTTATCAATGCTCAACAGCAAGACATTGCACTCATGCCAGCTGTTTCTTACGGACTGGCAACAGTAGCCAAAAATATTGATCCTGCCAAGGGTCGCGAGATTATTATTGCAGGTGACCAATTCCCCAGCAATGTTTATGCATGGAAACGATTTTGTCAAGAGCACGACTGTCAATTGAACATCATAGATCCACCGACAACATTGAACCAGCGAGGTCAACAATGGAATAAGCACTTGCTTAACGCTATCAATGAAGATACCCTCATGGTTGCCTTGGGTAATGTACACTGGACTGACGGTACCCTATTTGATCTTAATTCCATTGGCCAAAAAGTGCAAAATCACGATGGCTATTTTGTTATCGACGGTACGCAATCGGTAGGAGCATTACCAATTGACATCCAACAAATACAAGCCGATGCCCTGATTTGTGCAGGCTATAAATGGCTAATGGGCCCCTATGCCATGACTCTTGGTTACTTTGGAGAGAGACTACAAAATGGGATTCCTCTCGAAGAGGGATGGATCACCCGTAAGAACAGCGAAGATTTTAGTCGCCTTATTGATTATG from Fodinibius salinus encodes:
- the gltX gene encoding glutamate--tRNA ligase; its protein translation is MDGNVRVRFAPSPTGLLHIGGLRTALYNYLFAKGHDGTFVLRIEDTDQSRYVEGAEKDIKESLKWIGMEVDEGPENPGDVGPYRQSERKDIYKDYAEQLVEQGNAYYAFDTPEELDQMRERLKKSGNPAPKYDAITRMSMKNSLTLPEEEVERKLDEGEDYVIRLKVPRRETVRFEDEIRGFVSFESKGLDDQVLVKSDGMPTYHLANVVDDHLMKISHVIRGEEWLSSTPKHMLMYEYFGWEPPKVAHLPLIMSPSGGKLSKRKAESEGIPINTKDYIEQKYEPEALVNFLAYLGWSPGDDTEIHSMDELIDLFSLDRVSKGGAVFDYPKLTWYNEHYLREKPAEELFPRVNEIANEHGIDPDKEYMMEIIPLMKDRVSKVEEFITMGHFFFEDPEEYEEQALDKWSDDSAELLSDYVDKIEQLDTDEFEATTLKDKIKEVIEAHDVGFGPLMMPLRVAVSGMGHGPDLTPTLELIGKEATIRRINTAIEKLG
- a CDS encoding WbqC family protein, with the translated sequence MKLALLFPQFAPNLYDLTAMLRADRIIIQDEEQWSRKSRIHRAKIRVPQGTQWINIPIRTEDRKKAIKEVRMDHSEDWVTPLLRAIEYNYRNSIYYDFYEPEIKADFQSAYDYVYLMEFVLYIQQRLFRFMDINVDYELSSEVPEYTSDPDLLAKEVGADTLIQEYDSRHYQRQAERYNNELSFEHPQYHQHFDGFEPWCSLLDVLFQFGPESFKITDKLQC
- a CDS encoding aminotransferase class V-fold PLP-dependent enzyme; translation: MNCQKHLFSLDESHHYLNCAYMSPMLTSVEENGIKGIRRKQNPWDITPEHFFTDSNTLRSLFGELINAQQQDIALMPAVSYGLATVAKNIDPAKGREIIIAGDQFPSNVYAWKRFCQEHDCQLNIIDPPTTLNQRGQQWNKHLLNAINEDTLMVALGNVHWTDGTLFDLNSIGQKVQNHDGYFVIDGTQSVGALPIDIQQIQADALICAGYKWLMGPYAMTLGYFGERLQNGIPLEEGWITRKNSEDFSRLIDYEDDYQPGAQRFDMGERSNFVLVPMMIEALKQILRWDPKNIQEYCKSITTDLVQELPKYDYKIENPDWRGHHLFGIRLPEHIALDELNHKLEEHNIHLSVRGSAVRIAPNVYNDEQDVTALLEVLKDVATNNT